Genomic window (Enterobacteriaceae bacterium 4M9):
CTATAGCTAAAGGGGTTTCAGTTCATGTCCCGCTCCGCAAGGCACGGAAGGGGTGGGTTAATCATCAACGAATTGTCTTACGTAGTACCGAAAAAAAATGGCAGAGAAACGCAATATCTTTCTGGTTGGGCCTATGGGTGCCGGCAAAAGCACTATTGGGCGTCAGTTAGCTCAGCAACTCAATATGGAATTTTACGATTCTGATCAAGAGATTGAGAAACGGACCGGAGCGGATGTGGGATGGGTTTTCGACGTAGAAGGTGAAGAAGGTTTCCGCCAGCGCGAAGAGAAAATCATCAATGAGCTCACGGAAAAGCAGGGTATTGTGCTGGCGACTGGCGGGGGTTCGGTAAAATCTCGCGAAACCCGCAACCGTCTCTCCGCGCGTGGTGTGGTCGTGTACCTGGAAACCACCATTGAGAAACAGCTGGCGCGCACCCAGCGCGACAAAAAACGTCCCCTGCTGCAGGTCGAAACGCCGCCGCGAGAAGTGCTTGAATCGCTGGCAGGTGAGCGTAACCCGCTGTACGAAGAAATTGCTGACGTAACCATTCGTACCGATGACCAAAGCGCAAAAGTTGTCGCTAACCAGATTATTAATATGCTGGAAAGCAACTGATTCTGTTCTGATAATGATTCGCCTGCGGGCACCAGCAACAAAAAGGTACTGAGCGTTATGGAGAGGTTAACTGTTACTCTCGGGGAACGTAGTTACCCGATTACCATCGCCCCCGGACTGTTCAACGAGCCGGATGCCTTCTGGCCTTTGAAAAGTGGCGAGCAGGTGATGCTGGTGACCAACGACATCCTTGCTCCTCTGTACCTCGAAAAAGTCAGCGCCGTTCTTTCGGGCGCTGGCATTAAGGTTGACAGTGTCATTCTGCCAGACGGCGAACAACACAAAAGTTTGTCCGATCTTGAAACCGTATTTACCGCGTTGCTGCACAAGCCGCACGGTCGGGATACCACGCTGGTTGCCCTGGGGGGCGGCGTGATTGGTGACTTGACCGGTTTCGCAGCCGCCTGCTACCAGCGCGGCGTGCGCTTCATTCAGGTGCCGACGACGCTGCTTTCACAGGTGGATTCCTCTGTGGGCGGCAAAACGGCGGTGAACCACGCGCTCGGTAAAAATATGATTGGCGCTTTCTGGCAGCCCGCATCGGTCATTATTGACCTTGATTGTCTCAAAACCCTGCCTGCACGCGAACTGGCTTCCGGGCTGGCAGAGGTTATCAAATACGGCATCATTCTTGATGCCGATTTCTTTAACTGGCTTGAAGAAAACCTTGACGCGCTCCTGCGACTGGACGTGGAGGCGATGGCGTACTGTATTCGCCGCTGCTGTGAGTTGAAGGCCGAAGTTGTTGCTGCCGACGAGCGGGAAAGCGGGTTACGTGCTTTACTGAATCTGGGTCATACCTTTGGTCACGCTATTGAAGCGCAGATGGGTTATGGCAACTGGCTGCACGGTGAGGCAGTGGCCGCTGGCATGGTGATGGCCGCGCGTACGGCCCAGCGTCTTGGTCAGTTCAGCGAGCAGGATGTTGAGCGTATCATCGTGCTGCTCAAACGTGCTGGTCTGCCGGTCACAGGACCGGTTGAGATGACGCCTGACAGCTATCTGCCGCATATGATGCGCGATAAGAAAGTGTTAGGCGGCGAGCTGAGACTGGTACTGCCGCTGGCCATTGGTAAGAGTGAGATTCGCGCGGGTGTCGCTCACGATGTCGTTTTAAGCGCTATCGCAGACTGCCAGTAAGCGTGAATGATTAGAAAAGTTAGCCGCACGACGGCTGATAACTTCGTACAAGCGCTAACAGAATATTGCAGGCCCTGTCCTGCGAATGGGGTGTTAAATGGATGGATATAAACCAGACGACGACCTGAAATCTGATCCCAGCGATCGCCCTTCAGGCCGCTCGCGTCAGAATGCCAACTACGACAACGAGCCGCGTATCAATATTGATGACGTTGATGTTGATGCCGACGAGCGTCGTCCGTCACGCGCGAACCGCGCTCGCGAGCAGGAAAAGTATGCCGCGCAGGACGATGAAAACCGCCCGCGCAGGCGTCGTCCCGCCCCGGCTGGTAAAGCATCGGTTTCTCGCCAGCACATTATGTTGGGCGTGGGGATTCTGGTGCTGTTGCTGATTATTTTCGGTATCGGCTCTGCGCTTAAAGGACCTTCGTCCAGCGCCACGCCTCCTGGTGCGAATACTGCCAGCGGTGAACGCAATATCGATCTCTCCGGTAACGGGCAGCAGAACACTGGCGCAAATGCTCCGTCTGACGCAACCGCGCAGACCAGCAGCGACCCGCGTGATATTTCGCTGCCGCCAATTTCTTCCACACCGACCCAGTCCCAGCCAGTTGAAGGGCAAAACGGCCAGCAGCGTATGGAAATTCAGGGTGACCTGAATAACGCGCTGACACCGCCGCAGAGCCAGCAAAGTGGTCAGGGCCAGATGGGTGATACGGCAAGTTCCACGCTGCCAACCCAACCAGCGACGGTGGCGATGACCGGCAACAGTGGCGTACGCGCACCGCAACTGACGACAAGTCCGGCGCAGGTGACCGAACCTCGTCGCCCGCAGCGCCAGACGACCATTATCGAACCGCCTCATAAGTCCCAGCCATCGCGTCCTCAGGCAACGGCACAGGTCAAAAGTGAGCCAAAACCTGTGGTGAAAGCGCCAGCGCAGACCGCCAGCACATCGACCAAAGCGCCTGCTGCGACCACCAGTGCACCGAAAGCGGCTGAAAGCAAACCGGCAGCGACGGCAGCACCCACTGCTACAGCCGCAAGCAGTAGCGCTAAAGCCAGCACGGGTAACGTCGGCGCGCTAACGTCTGCTTCGCCGTCACACTACACGCTTCAGCTGAGTAGCTCGTCAAACTATGCCAACCTGAATGCCTGGGCGAAGAAAGAGAACCTGCAGGATTACGTGGTTTATCAGACCCAGCGTGAAGGTAAGCCGTGGTATGTGTTGGTTAAAGGGGTGTATGCCTCTAAAGATGAAGCCAAGCGCGCGGTATCGTCGTTACCTGCGGAGGTGCAGGCGAAAAACCCGTGGACCAAGCCTATCAGCCAGGTTCAGACCGATCTCAAATCATGATCGAAGCGCATATGCTGTCGGAGCTTCTCCACAGCGGGAGAAGGTGTAATAGTCAGGCCGCATGAAGAAAAATCGCGCTTTTTTGAAGTGGGCAGGGGGGAAATTCCCCCTGCTGGAAGAGATCAAAAGCCATCTCCCTGCGGGAGAGTGTCTGATCGAGCCCTTCGTTGGCGCTGGTTCTGTGTTCCTTAACACTGACTATCAGCGCTATATTCTCGCGGATATCAACCGCGATCTCATTGAACTTTATAATATTGTTAAACAGCGCCCGGACGAGTACGTCATGGAGGCGCGCAAGCTCTTTTGCGAAGCCTGCAACCGAGCCGAGGCCTATTATCAACTGCGCAATGAGTTTAATCAGTGTCGGGACGATTTCCGCCGCGCGCAGCTGTTCCTTTATCTCAACCGTCACGGCTACAATGGCCTGTGCCGGTACAACCAGAGCGGCGAGTTTAACGTGCCGTTTGGCCGCTATCGCCGCCCGTACTTTCCTGAGCCGGAGCTGTACCATTTTGCTGAGCGTGCGCAAAACGCAGTCTTTGTTTGCCAGTCTTATGCCGAGAGCATGAGCGGGCTGGCACCAGGCTCTGTGGTGTATTGCGATCCGCCGTATGCGCCGCTGTCGGCAACGGCGAACTTTACCGCCTACCACACCAACAGTTTCAGCATGCAGCAGCAGCAGCATCTGGCACAGCTTGCCGAGACGCTCAGAAGTGAGCAGATCCCGGTGCTGATATCGAATCACGATACGGCGCTGACGCGGTTGTGGTATCAACAGGCGAAATTACACGTGGTGCGCGTGAGGCGCAGCATTAGCAGTAACGGCGGGGCGCGTAACAAGGTGAACGAACTGCTGGCGCTGTACCAGCCCTGAACCTGGTCGTTTCGCCCGCCGCAAAAATTAAAACTGGAGAAGCGGATGAAACAGTATTTGATTGCCCCCTCAATCCTGTCGGCTGACTTCGCCCGCCTGGGCGAAGACACCGCAAAAGTGCTGGCGGCGGGTGCGGATGTGGTGCACTTCGATGTCATGGATAACCACTATGTCCCGAACCTGACCATCGGGCCGATGGTGCTTAAGGCGCTACGTGACTATGGTGTTACTGCACCTATTGACGTGCACCTGATGGTGAAGCCGGTTGACCGCATCATTCCTGATTTTGCCGCCGCCGGCGCCAGCATTATTACCTTCCACCCGGAAGCCTCCGAACACGTTGACCGTTCCCTGCAACTGATTAAAGAGCACGGCTGTAAGGCCGGTCTGGTGCTGAACCCGGCCACCTCTCTTAGCTGGCTTGACCATGTCATGGATAAGCTGGACGTCATTTTGCTGATGTCGGTGAACCCAGGCTTTGGCGGTCAGTCGTTTATCCCACACACGCTTGAGAAACTGCGCCAGGTACGCGAGCGCATTGATGCGTCCGGCTACGACATTCGTCTGGAAGTGGACGGCGGTGTGAAGGCGAACAATATTCGCGAAATTGCTGAGGCGGGTGCAGATATGTTCGTTGCAGGCTCTGCAATTTTCAGCCAGCCGGACTACAAAAAAGTGATTGATGAAATGCGCAGCGAGCTGGCAAAGGTAGGTCATGAATAAGTTATCCACGATTCGCGGCGTGGCGTTCGATCTCGACGGGACGCTGGTTGACAGCGCGCCTGGGCTGACGTTTGCCGTTGATAGCGCGCTCTACGCGCTGGAGCTGCCGCAGGCCGGTGAAGACCGGGTTGTTACCTGGATTGGCAACGGTGCCGATGTGCTGATGGAGCGTGCACTGGCGTGGGCGCTCAAGGAAAAATCGCGCCCGCAGGCGGACGACGGTATGCACGCCATGATGCGCAAGCTGTTTGACCGCTACTACGCTGAAGCCGCCGAGGACGGCAGTTTTCTGTTCCCGTCGGTGGCCGAAACGCTCAACACGCTTAAGCAAAACGATATTGCGCTGGCGCTGGTCACGAACAAGCCCAGCGCCTTTGTGGCACCGATTCTCACGGCACTTGGCATTCACGACTATTTTAGCGTGATTATTGGCGGTGATGATGTTGAGAACAAAAAGCCGCACCCGGAAGCGGTACTGCGCGTTTTACAGGAATTGAATCTCCAGCCACAAGAGTTACTCTTTGTGGGCGACTCGCGCAATGATATTCTCGCTGCTCAGGCCGCGGGCTGCCGCTCGGTGGGTCTGACTTACGGATACAACTATGGAGAAGCGATAGCGCTCAGCGAGCCTGATTATGTCTACGATCGCCTCCATGAGATTTTGCCCTTACTCGGGCTTCCCCACTATGAACATCAGGAATGAGTAAATGACTAAGCCCATCGTCTTTAGCGGCGCGCAGCCGTCGGGAGAATTAACCATCGGGAACTACATGGGTGCGCTGCGTCAGTGGGTGAACATGCAGGATGATTACCACTGTATTTACTGCATTGTCGACCAGCACGCCATTACGGTGCGCCAGGACCCGGAAAAGCTGCGTAAAGCCACGCTGGATACGCTGGCGCTCTATCTTGCCTGTGGTATCGACCCGCAGAAGAGCACCATTTTCGTCCAGTCCCATGTCCCGGAGCACGCACAGCTGAGCTGGGTGCTGAACTGCTACACCTACTTCGGCGAACTGAGCCGCATGACGCAGTTCAAGGACAAATCAGCGCGCTACGCTGAAAACATCAACGCCGGCCTGTTTGATTACCCGGTGCTGATGGCGGCAGACATTTTGCTGTACCAGACCAATCAGGTGCCGGTTGGTGAAGACCAGAAGCAGCATCTGGAGCTGAGCCGCGACATTGCACAACGCTTTAACGCCATCTACGGCGATATCTTCAAAGTGCCGGAGCCGTTCATTCCGAAATCCGGTGCGCGCGTGATGTCGCTGCTGGAGCCGACGAAAAAGATGTCTAAGTCGGACGACAACCGTAATAACGTGATTGGCCTGCTTGAAGACCCGAAATCGGTGGTGAAGAAGATTAAACGCGCCGTCACGGACTCCGACGAGCCGCCGGTGGTGCGCTACGATGTGGCGAACAAAGCCGGGGTCGCTAACCTGCTGGATATTCTGGCTGGTGTGACCGGGCAGACGATTGCCGAGCTGGAACAGCACTTTGAAGGCAAAATGTATGGCCACCTGAAAGGCGAAGTGGCTGATGCCGTATCCGGCATGCTGAGCGAATTGCAGGAGCGTTACCACCGTTACCGTAACGATGAGGCCTTCCTGCAACAGGTCATGAAGGAAGGGGCGCAGAAAGCCCGTGCACATGCTTCTGAAACGGTGAAAAAGGTGTACGAAGCCATTGGTTTTGTTGCCCAGCCATAAACGCGACAGCGAGTTTGACATAAAACCCGGCGATGCCGGGTTTTTTTATGCCGCAAAAACAACCAACCTGGTGTTGAGAATCGGCTGAATAATGCGGTCACGATGGCTTAAGAGTTTTTCTTAATCCTTTTGCATATGACATTAATTATTCTTATTGATTCTGGTATGGGCTGTTTATTTCAGTTTGATTTTATGGGCCGCAATAAGGCAAGGGTAGCTGCAGTTGAGGTTATCCGTATTGTTTTACTGGAAGCCGTTGTTGCTAATAAAGTGTGCTAAATTTTTCATTCGATTTTAATAAATAAAATAGCCGTATTTCGCTTTTTTATTTTAGTTGACTTGTATTGGTATATTTAATGAAATGTACGAGTGTCAATTAGTGACATAACTGGACGTACCATGCACGTTATATCAAATGGAGATGATGATGAGAGAATTAACGTCTAATGAAGTAGAAGAAGTTTCTGGCGGTTTTTTAGGCGCCGTGGTGATTGATGTTGTTAAACTGGCAAATGACTTTTTGAATACCTCGACAGTTTCATCAGTAGGTAAGGTTTTTGACTTTGTTGGTTTAGGCAGCATTCACTATGCAGCAGATTCCCTTGGCTATGCTTTATTTAAAGCAGTCGGTGGTATCGGCTCATTACTGGGTGGTGACCAGAGCAATATTACCTACCACTACGAGCACGAGTGGGGCGGTTAATTCCGCTAAGTAACCACCCTGGCGCCAGGGTGGTTTTTTTATCGCGTTATTTTATTTTTGTTTTAGCAGTTTTCTCATGAAAGGAGAGGTAAAGGTCTGGTGCGGATCGTATTTATTCAAAATAGCCATGGATTTATCCCAGTCTTTATAGCTGCCAGGGACGATGTTATTTAATACGTTAGTATTTTCCCACGCCGCATCGTCGGTATAACCCCAGCCCTTGCTCCACTCAACGCGCGTAAGCGCATAGTCACCGCTGAAGTGGGCGAAAATCCACTGCTCCATTTCGTTATAGAATTTGTTCGCATCAGGCGTGTCCGGCATTGACAGGATATCAAGCCAGATTGCCACATCCCACTCCGGGTGTTCATCAACCGGACGTACCGCAGACAGCGCCGGGGCAACCGCACCGCTGACGATGGAGTCCTCTGGTTTATCCAGCCCCGTCACGCGGACCTCAATCGGCCCGTTCATTGGCCATGAGTTGAGTTTCTGGTATTTCTCGACCATCTCCTCGTACTTGGTCACAAAGTCATGCAGCACAGGCTGAATGTTGTCGCGTTTGGTAATGATAGCGTAACCGTTGGCGGTCACGCGCAGCGTGTCAGGCTTCACATACAGCAGTACGTCCTTGCTCCAGCCCCACAGGTCGCCTGCGATGGTGGCACCCAGACCAGTTTTGACCAGGCTCATTTGCAGGTTGCCCATTGCCGGGGTTTTTTCCGGGTAGCCGTTATTGATGAGTTTGATAAGGTCAGAAATCTCTACCGGCACGCGGTCAGAGAACGGATAGTTATACGGGCTGTGGACCGGTTTTGACACGGTTGGGTAAGACGGGGATTCCGTCCAGATCTTCATCCACGGATTGTCGGTAAAGGGGAACCAGATAGCTTCAGCTTTACCGCACTGGTCGAGATAGTGGCTGAAGGTGCGCAGGCCAGTTTGCGCTTTAGGCGCAAACAGCTCGGTTGCCGGAATATCGACAAAGCTCTGGCAGCGCAGACGTTTGTTTCTTGGTACCTGCATGGTCACTTCATAAATAATGGTGCGTCCAACGCAGGCCAGGAACGGCGCAATTTCAGGATCGTTACGCTGGAAAGTTTTAGTCGTATAACATTCTGCGGCGCTGTCCCAGACAATGGCGCTGAGGGAAATAATATTATTGCTGATAGTTCCCCATGTGCCTTTTTCTGTGAGCTTTTCATTTTTAGCTGGAACGCAGGTGCCGTGGCCGTTAATAGCCAGTACACCGCCGAGGGTTAAATCGCCAGGTGCCGGATGGGCATAATAACCGAGCGTTTTTTTCTCCAGTGCCGTAAATAACGCTTCCATTAATATTCCGGTTTGCGCAGTAAAGGTTCCACTGTCGCCGGTTTTAGTAATGGTGACATTTTTAAGATACTTCGACATATCGATGAAAATAATCTGACTATTATTGTTTCCATTCGCAATAGTCAGCGGTGACCAGTTATGTTGCTGACCAGACACACGCACCTGATAATTATTCTGCCATGCCCAGTTAACAATATTGAGCAGTTCGGCCACGTTTTTGGGTGAATAAGTCTGGATATGCGTGCCGCTCACCTGTTTTGACCAGTTTTCATAATCCGAGTAATAGCTGCCTGTTGGCTTGTTTTTAATGATTTCCATATACAATCCTTTTTAATTTTTCTCTGATAACTGTATCCATGTACAGTGGTTGGATTTTATGAGATTGCGATTTTTTGTCAAGAGCTGCTAATGATTTAAATAGTAAAAAAATGATAACGCAATGGGTGCTTGATCCAGGAATTATCGGTTTTTTATGGGGGATTCTGTATTAATCGGGAGCGGTGGAAATAACTTCGATAGGGCGAAATAATTAAAGGCACTTATCCGTATGGTTCCGGAAAGTGCCTGTTGGTGATGTCAGCGGTGTACAGGAGGCAGGAAAAGGATTAGTGACTGGAGAACCAGTTTAGTTTTTCGCGCAGCGCTACAACCTGGCCCACAATAATCAGGCTTGGGCTTTGCACCTGCTGTGCCAGTTCGCCAAGCTGTGACAGCGTACCGTCCACTACGCGCTGAACGATAGCCGTACCGTTTTCTACCAGCGCTACTGGCATATCCGGTGACATACCGTGCGCCATCAGGTTTTGCTGGATGGTAGCGGCCTGGTTTAGCCCCATGTAAAACACCAGCGTCTGGCTTTCTGCTGCCAGGTTTTGCCATTGCAGGTCACCACCGGATTTCAGATGGCCGGTGACCAGGCGCACGCTCTGGGCGTAATCACGATGGGTTAGGGGAATACCCGCATAAGCCGAGCAGCCAGAAGCAGCGGTAATGCCAGGCACCACCGAGAACGGGATACCGGCGTTGCACAGCACTTCTAACTCTTCACCGCCGCGCCCGAAGATAAATGGGTCGCCGCCTTTAAGGCGCACCACGCGCTTGCCGCGCCGGGCTTCGCGCAGCAGGATTTGGTTTATCTCTTCCTGTGGGACGCAGTGGTAGCCCGCGCGCTTACCCACAAACACGCGATCGGCGTCGCGGCGCACCAGATTCATGATGTCGTCTGACACCAGTCGGTCATACACCACGATATCGGCTTGCTGAATCTGTTGTAAGCCTTTAAGCGTCAGCAGACCGGCGTCACCCGGACCTGCGCCCACCAGCACCACCTCACCGCGGTGGTCCAGCGGTTCGCTGAACAGTGCCTCGGTGGTGTGCGCCACGGCGGCGCTGTCCTGGTTTGCCAGCGACTGAGCGAGGCGGTCATTAACGAAGAATTTTTCCCAGAAGCGGCGGCGTTCACCCATGCTTGCGAACGTGTTCTTCACGCGCTGGCGCAGCGTGCCGGCGTAATGGGCGACCTGGCCGAGATGCAGCGGCAGCAGGGATTCGAGCTTTTCACGCAGCAGACGTGCAAGCACCGGTGACGTGCCGCCAGAGGAAATCGCCACCATCAGCGGCGAACGGTCAATGATGGACGGCATAATGAAGCTTGCCTGCTTTGGCGCATCCACCACGTTACAGAAAATACGGCGCGTTTCGGCGGCGTCACTGACCTGCTGGTTAACCGTGTCGTCGTCTGTGGCGGCAATCACCAGCCAGCAGTCGTCCAGCAGCGCTTCGTCGAACGTGCCCGGTGCGAGGGTTAACGTGCCCGACTGCGCCCAGGCATCAAACTGCGGGCTAAAGTCGAGCGCGTTAACGATAAGCCGTGCACCTGCCTCCAGCAGAAGGCGCGCTTTGCGCTCTGCAACATCACCACCGCCGACCAGCAGACAGGTGCGGTTACGTAACTGGCAAAATATGGGCAGATGATCCACGGCATGTCCTCACGATTAATTTGCGATGCGTTCAGATACGTCGGCACTCTTCTCACAGGGGCGCTCGGCGCGGGGAGTAGCATACCAGTAACCCAGACCCATGAATACGGCGCCAGAGAGCGTGTTACCCAGCGTCACCCACAGCAGGTTATGGCCAATGCCGGTGAACGTGTAGGCCTCAGAATGGTTACCAAACCAGGACAGCGCAAACAGCGTCATGTTGGCAATGGAGTGCTCATAGCCGGAGGCGATAAAGGCCAGCAGGCACCACCAGATGGCGATGAACTTCGCCGCACCTTCGCTGCGGATTGCCATCCAGATAGCCAGGCATACCAGCCAGTTGCACAGCACCCCTTTGAAGAACAGCACCATTGCCGGCTGCGTGGTTTTTGCCAGCGCGACGCTGTGGATGAGACTGTTGTCTGCGGGCAGCAGACTGCCGCCGCCCCAGTAGTAAAGCAGGGCGACAAATACGGAACCCAGCAGGTTGCCAAGCCAGGTTTGCGGCAGAATACGCCACATCTGGCCGTGGGTGACCGCGCCGGTTTTGATGCCGAAGGTCAGGAACATGGTGTGGCCGGTGAAAAGCTCAGAGCCAGCGATAATCACCAGCGTGAGCGCGATGCCGAAAGTGGCGCCCATCACCAGCGGGCGTACCGACGGGTCAAGCAGGTTGCCAAGGGTGAAAATGAGAATAATACCCAGCCCAACGTAGGCACCGGCCATGGCAGAAGACAGCCAGAAGGCGAAAGGATTGGTCTGGTTAAGGCGAGCGATGCGTGCGGCATTCGCCGCACACTTGTTGATCGTGTCGGTGAACATCTGTGGTTATCCTTAATTCCCCTTAATTCAGCGTGTTAACGCGCGCCGAACCGTCGGGTTAATAAACGTAAAAAGAAAAGTGAAATAATGGGGAGCCTTTATTGGCAGGCTTCGCCCAAAAAATTGGCGCCGTTCCCGGTGGGAAACGGCGCCATAGTGGTCAGGCTTTTATTTGCACCTGTCCATCCTGCACCCTGGCCTCAAAGTGGGCCACGGAGTGAGTGTCGTCTTCCATACACAGGCCGTCGCGCAGGCGAAAGCGCTGCTTTTTGAGCGGGCTTGCCACCCACAGTTCGCCCTGGTGTTCGGCAATCAGGCCGCGTGAGAGCACGCTTGCCTGAAAGAACGGGTCGATATTGCTGATGGCGTAGACTTGCTCGTCAGCACGCGGGCGGAAAATAGCGACCTGCTGTTGGCCGAGCAGGGCGCAGACCCCGGTGGCAGGCAGGATGTCGTTTAGCGGGCAAACAGTCGTCCACTGGCTCATACATTTTCCTCCACGAGAGTGACCGGGATACGCTCATACGGCGTGGCCGGGCGGTGCTGCTGGCGCTCTGCAACGACCTGAACGTTTGGGTCGCGCTGGGTGCTGTTGATGAAGTGCTTAAAGCGGACCTGTGCCTGCGGGTTGTTGACCGTTTCCTGCCATTCGCAGATAACCGCCTCGCGCAGACGCGCCATTTCCGCTTCCATGTGCTCATTGAGGTTGAGTTTGTCGTCAATAATGACGCTTTTCAGGTACTCAATGCCGCCTTCGAGGTTCTCCAGCCACACCGAGGTGCGCTGCAATTTGTCGGCGGTGCGGATGTAGAACATCATGAAGCGGTCGAGGTAGCGCACCAGCGTGTCGTGGTCGAGGTCGGCGGCCAGCAGGTCAGCGTGGCGCGGCTTCATACCGCCGTTGCCGCAAACGTACAGGTTCCAGCCTTTCTCGGTGGCGATAACGCCGACATCTTTGCCCTGGGCTTCTGCGCATTCGCGGGTACAGCCGGAAACGCCAAACTTCATCTTGTGCGGGGTGCGGATGCCCTTGTAGCGGTTTTCCAGCTCAACGCCAAAGCCGACGC
Coding sequences:
- the aroK gene encoding shikimate kinase AroK, which gives rise to MAEKRNIFLVGPMGAGKSTIGRQLAQQLNMEFYDSDQEIEKRTGADVGWVFDVEGEEGFRQREEKIINELTEKQGIVLATGGGSVKSRETRNRLSARGVVVYLETTIEKQLARTQRDKKRPLLQVETPPREVLESLAGERNPLYEEIADVTIRTDDQSAKVVANQIINMLESN
- the aroB gene encoding 3-dehydroquinate synthase — encoded protein: MERLTVTLGERSYPITIAPGLFNEPDAFWPLKSGEQVMLVTNDILAPLYLEKVSAVLSGAGIKVDSVILPDGEQHKSLSDLETVFTALLHKPHGRDTTLVALGGGVIGDLTGFAAACYQRGVRFIQVPTTLLSQVDSSVGGKTAVNHALGKNMIGAFWQPASVIIDLDCLKTLPARELASGLAEVIKYGIILDADFFNWLEENLDALLRLDVEAMAYCIRRCCELKAEVVAADERESGLRALLNLGHTFGHAIEAQMGYGNWLHGEAVAAGMVMAARTAQRLGQFSEQDVERIIVLLKRAGLPVTGPVEMTPDSYLPHMMRDKKVLGGELRLVLPLAIGKSEIRAGVAHDVVLSAIADCQ
- the damX gene encoding cell division protein DamX; this translates as MDGYKPDDDLKSDPSDRPSGRSRQNANYDNEPRINIDDVDVDADERRPSRANRAREQEKYAAQDDENRPRRRRPAPAGKASVSRQHIMLGVGILVLLLIIFGIGSALKGPSSSATPPGANTASGERNIDLSGNGQQNTGANAPSDATAQTSSDPRDISLPPISSTPTQSQPVEGQNGQQRMEIQGDLNNALTPPQSQQSGQGQMGDTASSTLPTQPATVAMTGNSGVRAPQLTTSPAQVTEPRRPQRQTTIIEPPHKSQPSRPQATAQVKSEPKPVVKAPAQTASTSTKAPAATTSAPKAAESKPAATAAPTATAASSSAKASTGNVGALTSASPSHYTLQLSSSSNYANLNAWAKKENLQDYVVYQTQREGKPWYVLVKGVYASKDEAKRAVSSLPAEVQAKNPWTKPISQVQTDLKS
- the dam gene encoding adenine-specific DNA-methyltransferase, translated to MKKNRAFLKWAGGKFPLLEEIKSHLPAGECLIEPFVGAGSVFLNTDYQRYILADINRDLIELYNIVKQRPDEYVMEARKLFCEACNRAEAYYQLRNEFNQCRDDFRRAQLFLYLNRHGYNGLCRYNQSGEFNVPFGRYRRPYFPEPELYHFAERAQNAVFVCQSYAESMSGLAPGSVVYCDPPYAPLSATANFTAYHTNSFSMQQQQHLAQLAETLRSEQIPVLISNHDTALTRLWYQQAKLHVVRVRRSISSNGGARNKVNELLALYQP
- the rpe gene encoding ribulose-phosphate 3-epimerase, encoding MKQYLIAPSILSADFARLGEDTAKVLAAGADVVHFDVMDNHYVPNLTIGPMVLKALRDYGVTAPIDVHLMVKPVDRIIPDFAAAGASIITFHPEASEHVDRSLQLIKEHGCKAGLVLNPATSLSWLDHVMDKLDVILLMSVNPGFGGQSFIPHTLEKLRQVRERIDASGYDIRLEVDGGVKANNIREIAEAGADMFVAGSAIFSQPDYKKVIDEMRSELAKVGHE
- a CDS encoding phosphoglycolate phosphatase — encoded protein: MNKLSTIRGVAFDLDGTLVDSAPGLTFAVDSALYALELPQAGEDRVVTWIGNGADVLMERALAWALKEKSRPQADDGMHAMMRKLFDRYYAEAAEDGSFLFPSVAETLNTLKQNDIALALVTNKPSAFVAPILTALGIHDYFSVIIGGDDVENKKPHPEAVLRVLQELNLQPQELLFVGDSRNDILAAQAAGCRSVGLTYGYNYGEAIALSEPDYVYDRLHEILPLLGLPHYEHQE
- the trpS gene encoding tryptophan--tRNA ligase, which gives rise to MTKPIVFSGAQPSGELTIGNYMGALRQWVNMQDDYHCIYCIVDQHAITVRQDPEKLRKATLDTLALYLACGIDPQKSTIFVQSHVPEHAQLSWVLNCYTYFGELSRMTQFKDKSARYAENINAGLFDYPVLMAADILLYQTNQVPVGEDQKQHLELSRDIAQRFNAIYGDIFKVPEPFIPKSGARVMSLLEPTKKMSKSDDNRNNVIGLLEDPKSVVKKIKRAVTDSDEPPVVRYDVANKAGVANLLDILAGVTGQTIAELEQHFEGKMYGHLKGEVADAVSGMLSELQERYHRYRNDEAFLQQVMKEGAQKARAHASETVKKVYEAIGFVAQP
- a CDS encoding FAD-binding protein gives rise to the protein MEIIKNKPTGSYYSDYENWSKQVSGTHIQTYSPKNVAELLNIVNWAWQNNYQVRVSGQQHNWSPLTIANGNNNSQIIFIDMSKYLKNVTITKTGDSGTFTAQTGILMEALFTALEKKTLGYYAHPAPGDLTLGGVLAINGHGTCVPAKNEKLTEKGTWGTISNNIISLSAIVWDSAAECYTTKTFQRNDPEIAPFLACVGRTIIYEVTMQVPRNKRLRCQSFVDIPATELFAPKAQTGLRTFSHYLDQCGKAEAIWFPFTDNPWMKIWTESPSYPTVSKPVHSPYNYPFSDRVPVEISDLIKLINNGYPEKTPAMGNLQMSLVKTGLGATIAGDLWGWSKDVLLYVKPDTLRVTANGYAIITKRDNIQPVLHDFVTKYEEMVEKYQKLNSWPMNGPIEVRVTGLDKPEDSIVSGAVAPALSAVRPVDEHPEWDVAIWLDILSMPDTPDANKFYNEMEQWIFAHFSGDYALTRVEWSKGWGYTDDAAWENTNVLNNIVPGSYKDWDKSMAILNKYDPHQTFTSPFMRKLLKQK
- the cobA gene encoding uroporphyrinogen-III C-methyltransferase, which encodes MDHLPIFCQLRNRTCLLVGGGDVAERKARLLLEAGARLIVNALDFSPQFDAWAQSGTLTLAPGTFDEALLDDCWLVIAATDDDTVNQQVSDAAETRRIFCNVVDAPKQASFIMPSIIDRSPLMVAISSGGTSPVLARLLREKLESLLPLHLGQVAHYAGTLRQRVKNTFASMGERRRFWEKFFVNDRLAQSLANQDSAAVAHTTEALFSEPLDHRGEVVLVGAGPGDAGLLTLKGLQQIQQADIVVYDRLVSDDIMNLVRRDADRVFVGKRAGYHCVPQEEINQILLREARRGKRVVRLKGGDPFIFGRGGEELEVLCNAGIPFSVVPGITAASGCSAYAGIPLTHRDYAQSVRLVTGHLKSGGDLQWQNLAAESQTLVFYMGLNQAATIQQNLMAHGMSPDMPVALVENGTAIVQRVVDGTLSQLGELAQQVQSPSLIIVGQVVALREKLNWFSSH